Proteins encoded in a region of the Nonomuraea helvata genome:
- a CDS encoding nitroreductase family deazaflavin-dependent oxidoreductase: MPLAGEYEPSPTQWVREQVELYESSGGTKGTTLLDTGMPVILLTTLGVKSGKIRKTPLMRVEHEGRYAAVASLGGAPEHPVWYFNVKAHPHVELQDGPAKQDMKAREVTGAEKAEWWERAVSAYPPYADYQNKTDREIPVFVLEPLDSD; this comes from the coding sequence ATGCCTCTTGCAGGTGAGTACGAACCCAGCCCGACGCAGTGGGTGCGCGAGCAAGTGGAGCTGTACGAGAGCTCCGGTGGCACCAAGGGAACAACCCTGCTGGATACGGGAATGCCCGTCATTTTGCTGACCACCTTGGGTGTCAAGAGCGGCAAGATCCGCAAGACGCCGCTGATGCGCGTGGAGCACGAAGGCCGGTACGCCGCGGTCGCCTCGCTGGGCGGCGCTCCCGAGCACCCCGTCTGGTACTTCAACGTCAAGGCCCACCCTCATGTGGAACTTCAGGACGGCCCTGCCAAGCAGGACATGAAGGCCCGTGAGGTGACCGGCGCGGAGAAGGCCGAGTGGTGGGAGCGTGCGGTGTCGGCGTATCCGCCGTACGCCGACTATCAGAACAAGACGGACCGGGAGATCCCGGTGTTCGTGCTGGAGCCGCTGGACAGCGACTGA
- a CDS encoding nitrilase-related carbon-nitrogen hydrolase gives MNSPIRRLAVVLAATALSATLFHFGTGLRPVPWLTWLAPLPVLVLAPRVGARTAFLAASAAWLGGETTMWGYFLSTLQVPSPLAVSLIVGSALLFGLVVLPSRMLMLRGHPLAAAAVVPTAWVVIEYAVSVLSPNGAWWSLAYTQADILAVLQTASVTGPWGITFLLLGVPAAAAASFSARRAGRLRVAVTAVIILAVAVGYGAWQLSAPYGESSEKVALLATDHDGWAPVASPEGRALLGQYTARIPDLAARGTRVVVMPEKVFIADDTTLPVLAAPLARLATDHHVDIIVGLILQRSGTLRNAAIDFPADGSRPIEYFKHHLIPGLESDFQPGDRKAFVPGSGSRWGIAICFDLDLPGLVRDYRRSGATAIFVPAWDFDRDRWLHGRMAVTRGVENGLSVVRAARDGDLVVSDDKGRIRSEAHSDDAPFVSVVTTLPTRSAHTPYTRFGDWFAGACALLLALSLASLGRTRRAGGARHAPARESWMKTHGPGVAAS, from the coding sequence ATGAACTCACCGATTCGGCGTCTGGCCGTGGTGCTGGCCGCCACGGCGTTGTCGGCGACGCTGTTCCATTTCGGTACCGGGCTCAGGCCGGTGCCGTGGCTCACCTGGCTCGCACCGCTGCCGGTGCTCGTTCTCGCTCCCCGTGTCGGTGCTCGCACCGCGTTCCTCGCGGCATCGGCCGCCTGGCTCGGCGGTGAGACGACGATGTGGGGCTACTTCCTGAGCACGCTGCAGGTCCCGTCGCCGCTGGCCGTGTCGCTGATTGTCGGGTCGGCGCTGCTGTTCGGGCTGGTCGTCCTCCCGTCACGGATGCTGATGCTGAGGGGACATCCGCTGGCCGCCGCCGCCGTCGTGCCGACGGCCTGGGTCGTCATCGAGTACGCGGTCTCGGTGCTGTCGCCGAACGGAGCATGGTGGAGCCTGGCCTACACCCAGGCCGACATCCTCGCGGTCCTGCAGACCGCCTCGGTCACCGGACCGTGGGGGATCACCTTCCTGCTCCTCGGGGTTCCCGCGGCCGCCGCCGCGTCATTCTCCGCGCGAAGGGCCGGGAGGCTGCGAGTGGCGGTCACCGCCGTGATCATCCTGGCGGTGGCGGTGGGGTACGGCGCCTGGCAGCTGAGCGCACCGTACGGCGAGAGTTCGGAGAAGGTGGCGCTGCTCGCCACCGACCATGACGGCTGGGCCCCGGTCGCCTCGCCGGAGGGACGTGCCCTCCTCGGGCAGTACACCGCGCGGATCCCGGACCTCGCCGCACGCGGCACCCGGGTCGTGGTCATGCCGGAGAAGGTCTTCATCGCCGACGACACCACGCTGCCCGTGCTGGCGGCGCCGCTGGCACGGCTCGCCACCGACCACCACGTCGACATCATCGTCGGGCTGATCCTCCAGCGATCCGGCACTCTCCGCAACGCGGCCATCGACTTCCCCGCCGACGGGAGCCGGCCGATCGAGTACTTCAAGCACCACCTCATCCCCGGGCTGGAGAGCGACTTCCAACCCGGCGACCGGAAGGCCTTCGTGCCCGGTTCCGGCTCCCGCTGGGGGATCGCCATCTGCTTCGACCTGGACCTGCCCGGCCTGGTACGCGACTACCGCAGGAGCGGCGCCACGGCGATCTTCGTGCCCGCCTGGGACTTCGACCGGGATCGCTGGCTGCACGGCAGGATGGCGGTCACCCGGGGTGTCGAGAACGGGCTCAGCGTGGTGCGCGCGGCGCGGGACGGCGACCTGGTCGTGAGCGACGACAAGGGCCGGATCCGGAGCGAGGCGCACAGCGACGACGCACCGTTCGTGTCCGTCGTCACCACGTTACCCACCCGCTCGGCCCACACGCCCTACACAAGATTCGGCGACTGGTTCGCCGGGGCCTGCGCACTCCTGCTGGCGCTCTCACTCGCCTCCCTGGGCCGTACCCGGCGTGCGGGAGGCGCCCGGCACGCACCGGCCCGTGAGTCGTGGATGAAAACGCACGGGCCGGGTGTTGCAGCGTCCTGA